Proteins co-encoded in one Streptomyces roseochromogenus subsp. oscitans DS 12.976 genomic window:
- a CDS encoding LLM class flavin-dependent oxidoreductase — translation MPVTVVRFNLVAPGASPAALSARYRAALEMAAYADEHGISTVQTEEHHGAGNNWLPSPFAFAGAVFGATRNIAVTVSAVIGPLHDPLRLAEEIAVLDLLSGGRLVTVAGIGYRPEEYALFGVDWKRRGRLQDELLETLLKAWSGDEFTYQGRTVRLTPRPYTTPHPLLLVGGSSKAAARRAARLGLPFFPSAHLPELEAYYKEKLTEYGTEGWTMMPATEAPLLHLAEDPDRAWAVYGEHFLHEARTYASWQSGQIRSAVRSGATTVEELRAEGVYRILTPEQCLTQGLDSLVLHPLAGGMPVEEGWRGLRLFAERVLPELGG, via the coding sequence ATGCCCGTCACGGTCGTCCGTTTCAACCTCGTCGCTCCCGGCGCCTCCCCCGCCGCACTCTCCGCCCGCTACCGGGCCGCCCTGGAGATGGCCGCGTACGCGGACGAGCACGGGATCAGCACCGTGCAGACCGAGGAGCACCACGGCGCCGGGAACAACTGGCTGCCGTCGCCGTTCGCCTTCGCGGGCGCGGTGTTCGGGGCGACCCGGAACATCGCGGTGACGGTGTCGGCGGTGATCGGCCCCCTGCACGACCCCCTGCGCCTGGCCGAGGAGATCGCCGTACTGGACCTGTTGAGCGGCGGGCGGCTGGTGACGGTGGCCGGGATCGGCTACCGGCCCGAGGAGTACGCCCTGTTCGGCGTGGACTGGAAGCGCCGGGGCCGGCTCCAGGACGAGCTGCTGGAGACCCTGCTGAAGGCCTGGTCCGGAGACGAGTTCACGTACCAGGGCCGCACGGTACGACTCACCCCGCGCCCGTACACCACCCCGCACCCGCTCCTCCTGGTCGGCGGCTCCTCGAAGGCGGCCGCCCGCCGCGCGGCCCGGCTCGGCCTGCCGTTCTTCCCGAGCGCGCATCTGCCGGAACTGGAGGCCTACTACAAGGAGAAGCTCACCGAGTACGGCACCGAGGGCTGGACGATGATGCCCGCCACCGAGGCCCCGCTCCTGCACCTCGCCGAGGACCCGGACCGGGCGTGGGCCGTGTACGGCGAGCATTTCCTGCACGAGGCGCGAACGTACGCCTCCTGGCAGTCGGGGCAGATCCGCTCGGCCGTGAGGTCGGGGGCCACGACGGTGGAGGAGCTGCGCGCGGAGGGCGTGTACCGGATCCTCACCCCGGAGCAGTGCCTGACGCAGGGCCTGGACAGCCTCGTCCTGCATCCACTGGCGGGCGGGATGCCGGTGGAGGAGGGCTGGCGCGGCCTGCGGTTGTTCGCGGAGCGGGTGCTGCCGGAACTGGGCGGCTGA